From the Alkalibacter rhizosphaerae genome, one window contains:
- a CDS encoding AAA family ATPase, which produces MKPNKLTMSAFGPYAEPTTIDFKRLGDQGLYLVTGDTGAGKTTIFDAITFALFGEASGDTREAAMFRSKYADPKTPTYVEMEFEYQGKTYIVQRNPEYDRPKMSGEGWTRQKAEATLSFSDHRMPVTKTRDVTKAVVEIIGLDREQFTQIAMIAQGDFLKLLLAKTEERSKIFREIFNTKPYEHVQDRLKFESNRLNRSYSELTASIRQYLEGILWSEEDTLGLTLKKYLDQDGLPPIGDLLQLIRTMIEKDQGAISVLTENIRQLQKTMDARNQQLGEAKNVAKAKDELEKTVLAKNILDSQMEPKRIRYEKALEKVGTRDGLLERLQQETGRLADYDKLEQWNVEIDRAEKELQGSRQRQELKLKEKKRITEELTKAKEERSRLDPVEKEIQTLDFRKKELEQKNQALNDLERLENNHLTLMHGLEVRQQAYLESQKAFEVVQLRYQKAHKQFFDQQAGVLAQTLEESKPCPVCGSLEHPAPALLTEETINEDQLKDMQDRVDGMYGKVSQASEAASSQRGRMESAREEVMVAGKRLFGEIQLDQLKRRRELEQEKLKQDATTLNDQLDIWQKRKVQKDALDRQIPLLEKRLLDHGEDLNKLESVLSGLKERLEALKNNEKELKRRLPHENKEAASKVVQGLREEKEQMDREWKDASGAYEKAKEEQNRLLSAIQTLETQVKRGEDADVQKLEEELKVLGESRKEETRKKDQLDQRCLSNQRSQDKIEKQHRTMAEVEERWNWMKALSDTANGNLRGKDKIMLETYIQMAYFDRIIARANTRFMTMTSGQYELARKTEGENQRSQTGLELDVIDHYNGSTRSVKTLSGGESFKASLSLALGLADEIQASAGGIRLDTMFVDEGFGSLDEESLDQAIKALHQLSEGKRLVGIISHVTELKNRLDRQIVVKKSREGGSTVRVEA; this is translated from the coding sequence ATGAAACCGAATAAATTGACCATGAGTGCCTTTGGCCCTTACGCAGAACCAACGACCATCGACTTTAAACGATTGGGGGACCAAGGTCTCTACCTGGTGACTGGTGATACGGGAGCTGGAAAAACCACCATTTTTGATGCCATTACCTTTGCCCTTTTTGGAGAAGCCAGTGGAGACACCCGGGAAGCTGCCATGTTTCGAAGCAAGTATGCAGATCCCAAGACCCCGACTTATGTGGAAATGGAGTTTGAATACCAGGGGAAAACCTACATCGTTCAACGCAACCCGGAATACGACCGCCCAAAAATGAGCGGAGAGGGCTGGACCAGGCAAAAGGCGGAAGCCACCTTGTCCTTTTCAGACCACAGAATGCCGGTGACGAAAACCAGAGATGTAACGAAAGCAGTTGTGGAGATCATCGGACTGGACCGGGAGCAATTCACCCAGATCGCCATGATCGCTCAAGGGGATTTCTTAAAGTTGCTACTGGCAAAAACGGAAGAACGCAGCAAGATTTTTCGGGAGATCTTCAACACCAAACCCTACGAACATGTCCAAGATCGATTGAAATTCGAGTCCAACAGACTCAATAGAAGCTACAGTGAATTGACGGCCAGCATCCGTCAATATTTGGAGGGAATTCTTTGGTCGGAAGAAGATACTCTGGGTTTGACCTTGAAGAAGTACCTGGATCAGGATGGCCTGCCTCCCATAGGGGATCTTCTCCAATTGATTCGAACCATGATCGAAAAAGATCAGGGAGCGATATCGGTTTTGACAGAGAACATAAGGCAACTTCAGAAAACCATGGATGCCAGAAACCAGCAGCTGGGTGAAGCGAAAAATGTAGCAAAAGCCAAAGATGAATTGGAGAAGACGGTCTTGGCAAAAAATATCCTGGATTCCCAGATGGAACCGAAGCGGATCCGCTATGAAAAGGCTCTGGAAAAGGTGGGGACGAGAGATGGTTTGTTGGAACGTCTCCAGCAGGAGACCGGTAGACTGGCAGATTACGATAAACTGGAACAATGGAATGTGGAAATCGATCGAGCGGAAAAGGAGCTCCAGGGATCGAGACAACGACAAGAACTAAAGTTGAAAGAAAAAAAACGCATCACGGAAGAATTGACCAAGGCCAAGGAAGAGCGATCAAGATTGGATCCGGTGGAAAAAGAGATCCAAACCCTGGATTTTCGAAAAAAGGAGCTGGAACAAAAGAATCAGGCACTAAATGACCTGGAACGATTGGAAAACAATCACTTGACACTGATGCATGGGCTGGAGGTTCGTCAGCAAGCGTATCTGGAGTCGCAAAAAGCCTTTGAAGTGGTGCAACTTCGATACCAAAAAGCCCACAAGCAATTTTTCGATCAGCAGGCAGGCGTGTTGGCCCAAACCTTGGAGGAAAGCAAACCCTGTCCTGTTTGCGGATCTTTGGAACATCCGGCGCCAGCCTTGCTGACAGAAGAGACCATCAACGAGGACCAGTTGAAAGACATGCAAGACCGGGTGGATGGAATGTATGGAAAAGTATCTCAAGCCAGCGAAGCAGCCTCCTCTCAAAGAGGCCGAATGGAGAGCGCCAGAGAAGAAGTGATGGTGGCTGGAAAAAGGCTTTTTGGAGAGATCCAGTTGGACCAGTTGAAACGACGCCGTGAATTGGAACAAGAGAAACTGAAGCAGGATGCGACGACGCTGAACGACCAGTTGGATATTTGGCAGAAACGAAAAGTGCAGAAGGATGCATTGGACCGGCAGATCCCCCTATTGGAAAAGAGATTGTTGGATCATGGCGAAGATTTGAACAAATTGGAGAGTGTCCTGAGCGGGTTGAAGGAGCGGCTGGAAGCACTGAAAAACAATGAGAAAGAACTAAAACGCCGGCTGCCCCATGAGAACAAGGAAGCTGCAAGCAAAGTGGTTCAAGGGCTTCGCGAAGAAAAGGAACAAATGGACCGTGAATGGAAAGATGCTTCCGGTGCCTATGAGAAAGCCAAAGAAGAGCAAAATCGACTTCTTTCTGCGATCCAGACACTGGAGACCCAGGTCAAAAGAGGAGAAGATGCAGATGTTCAGAAGTTGGAAGAAGAATTGAAGGTCCTGGGGGAAAGCCGAAAGGAAGAGACAAGGAAAAAAGACCAACTGGACCAGCGCTGTCTGTCCAATCAGCGATCGCAGGACAAAATCGAAAAACAGCATAGAACCATGGCTGAAGTGGAGGAGCGGTGGAACTGGATGAAAGCCCTGTCGGATACGGCCAACGGAAATCTGCGGGGAAAAGACAAGATCATGCTGGAAACCTATATCCAAATGGCTTATTTTGACCGGATCATAGCACGGGCAAATACCCGTTTTATGACCATGACCTCCGGACAATATGAATTGGCCCGCAAGACCGAAGGGGAGAATCAACGAAGCCAAACCGGTCTTGAATTGGATGTCATCGACCACTACAACGGCTCCACTCGAAGTGTGAAGACCCTTTCCGGGGGAGAAAGCTTTAAAGCTTCCCTGTCCCTTGCATTGGGTTTGGCAGATGAGATCCAAGCCAGTGCCGGCGGGATCCGTTTGGATACCATGTTTGTGGACGAAGGATTTGGGTCCCTGGACGAAGAATCTTTGGACCAAGCCATAAAAGCACTGCATCAATTGTCGGAAGGAAAAAGGTTGGTAGGGATCATATCTCATGTGACGGAGTTGAAGAATCGGTTGGACCGGCAGATCGTCGTAAAGAAAAGCAGAGAGGGTGGAAGCACGGTCCGTGTAGAGGCATAG
- a CDS encoding oxidoreductase has product MSLLKYPNLYSPIVLGNTLFKNRIFASPTGYQNLNGDGYLNEGATAYYERKARGGAASVATFEGVVDGELGKGGATHICLDTPQIDRGLSRIAQAVKSYGSVASLELQHTGMFANRDLAMFGGSSKGLAYGPVEMELNGRNILPMTEDILERTIEKYAKGAALAKRCGFGMVTVHAGHGWLLHQFLSPITNTRTDKWGGSSVENRTRLVKSICQAIRKEVGAAFPIEIRISGSECYEGGYDLDEGIAIATQLDGYVDLIHVSAGNHEVAEVFAVTHPSMFMPDGCNVQYAAEIKKHVKTPVATIGALSDPALMEEIIASGKADVVQMARQLLSDPDFPNKVRTGREDQVKKCMRCLSCFTNELTVGEPYCAINPETGRELEMKFAVPSAISKDVLIIGGGVGGMEAAITCADRGHQVTLVEKSNRLGGVLRCEDGVSFKKNLDAYLDGQERRIHDHPNIRLMTGLEMEPETAKRMKPDVIIAALGAKAVIPQLPGMEKQNVWTAQDAYVSMDKLGDKIIILGAGLVGVELGLHLLENNKTVTLVEMADRVNDGGNFLHMLGLQAELDRTKLPILFNTTVKEITDIGVRCISIEKEMHLQADTVIFAVGQHPLRDQGIAFHDCAPEFHMLGDCVQPRNITAATSEAFMISRNIGLA; this is encoded by the coding sequence TTGAGTCTGCTGAAATATCCAAATCTCTACTCTCCCATCGTATTGGGAAATACCTTGTTCAAAAACCGCATTTTCGCTTCTCCCACCGGTTACCAAAACCTCAACGGTGATGGTTATCTCAACGAAGGTGCCACCGCTTATTACGAGAGAAAAGCACGTGGCGGGGCCGCCAGCGTTGCCACCTTTGAGGGCGTGGTGGACGGTGAATTGGGAAAAGGCGGTGCCACCCACATATGTTTGGACACGCCCCAGATCGATCGGGGATTGTCTCGGATCGCCCAGGCTGTAAAAAGTTATGGATCCGTCGCATCTCTTGAACTGCAGCACACCGGCATGTTTGCCAATCGGGATTTGGCCATGTTTGGCGGTTCGTCCAAAGGTTTGGCTTATGGACCAGTGGAAATGGAATTGAACGGCAGAAATATTTTGCCCATGACGGAAGATATCCTGGAGAGAACCATTGAAAAATACGCAAAAGGCGCCGCCTTGGCCAAACGATGCGGTTTTGGCATGGTGACCGTACATGCCGGGCACGGATGGCTTCTCCATCAATTCCTGTCTCCCATTACCAATACTCGTACCGACAAATGGGGTGGTTCCAGCGTGGAAAACAGGACCCGATTGGTAAAGTCCATATGTCAGGCGATCCGAAAAGAAGTGGGAGCCGCTTTTCCCATTGAGATCCGCATCAGCGGTTCTGAATGCTACGAAGGTGGATACGACCTGGATGAAGGGATCGCCATTGCAACGCAGTTGGATGGATATGTCGATCTGATCCATGTATCCGCAGGCAATCATGAAGTGGCAGAGGTATTTGCCGTCACCCACCCCAGCATGTTCATGCCGGATGGATGCAATGTACAATATGCGGCTGAAATCAAAAAACATGTAAAAACTCCAGTAGCCACCATCGGCGCTTTAAGCGATCCTGCCCTTATGGAAGAGATCATTGCCAGCGGGAAAGCCGACGTGGTCCAAATGGCGAGACAACTTCTGTCGGATCCGGATTTTCCGAATAAGGTAAGAACGGGCCGGGAGGATCAAGTAAAGAAATGCATGAGGTGTCTCTCCTGTTTCACCAATGAACTGACCGTAGGGGAACCCTACTGTGCCATCAACCCGGAAACCGGAAGGGAGTTGGAAATGAAATTCGCCGTCCCCTCTGCCATTTCAAAAGACGTGTTGATCATCGGAGGCGGTGTGGGAGGCATGGAAGCTGCCATCACCTGTGCGGACCGGGGTCACCAGGTAACACTGGTGGAAAAAAGCAATCGTCTCGGTGGTGTGTTGCGTTGCGAGGATGGGGTCTCCTTCAAGAAAAACCTGGATGCATACTTGGACGGGCAGGAACGACGAATCCATGATCATCCCAACATCCGCCTCATGACCGGACTTGAAATGGAACCAGAGACGGCCAAAAGAATGAAACCGGACGTGATCATTGCGGCCTTGGGTGCCAAAGCTGTTATTCCCCAACTACCGGGCATGGAGAAGCAAAACGTGTGGACAGCCCAGGACGCTTATGTTTCCATGGATAAGCTGGGAGATAAGATCATTATTTTAGGTGCCGGATTGGTTGGCGTGGAATTGGGACTTCACCTGTTGGAAAACAATAAAACCGTCACCCTTGTGGAAATGGCAGACCGGGTCAATGACGGCGGCAATTTCCTTCACATGTTGGGATTGCAAGCCGAATTGGATCGAACGAAACTCCCCATTCTGTTCAACACCACCGTCAAAGAAATTACCGATATTGGTGTTCGCTGCATTTCAATTGAAAAAGAAATGCATTTGCAAGCAGACACGGTGATCTTTGCCGTCGGCCAACACCCTCTTCGTGATCAGGGCATCGCCTTTCACGACTGCGCACCGGAATTTCACATGCTTGGCGACTGTGTTCAACCGCGAAACATCACTGCGGCCACGTCGGAAGCCTTCATGATCTCTCGAAACATAGGTTTGGCATAG
- a CDS encoding exonuclease SbcCD subunit D: MKLAHMSDLHLGKRLHEFSLLEDQEYILTQALEIIKEKEVEGVIIAGDVYDKSIPSADAVQLFDDFLTRLAGLGVSIFVVSGNHDSPERVAYGSRLLDPLRIYLSPVFRGDVKPVVLEDDHGEIYFYMMPFVKPATVRKAYPDEEIQTYHGAVKAVIDHMEVDPAKRNILIAHQFVTGATRSDSEDVSVGGVDNVDVEAFAPFDVVALGHLHSPQWVGRETIRYCGTPLKYSVSEVDHIKSLTLLHIGPKGSLDVETVPFRPMRDLRKIKGSYMELTAKESYQDTDTEDYIHATLTDEHDILDAMAKLRTIYPNMVGLEYDNARTQNHQQVGAATDLEKKSPLDLFGDFYEMQNNAKLDPSQRAFMEEIMEEIWEGRS, from the coding sequence ATGAAACTGGCGCATATGTCAGACCTGCACTTGGGGAAACGGCTCCATGAGTTTTCCTTGCTGGAAGACCAGGAATATATTTTGACGCAGGCATTGGAAATCATCAAGGAAAAAGAAGTGGAGGGGGTCATCATCGCTGGGGACGTATACGACAAGAGCATTCCCTCTGCCGATGCCGTCCAGTTGTTCGATGATTTTCTTACCAGGCTGGCAGGGCTGGGGGTATCTATTTTTGTGGTGAGCGGAAATCACGACTCGCCGGAACGGGTGGCCTACGGTTCCCGATTGCTGGACCCGTTGCGGATCTACCTGTCTCCAGTATTTCGCGGGGATGTCAAACCGGTGGTGTTGGAAGATGACCATGGCGAGATCTATTTTTACATGATGCCTTTTGTCAAACCGGCTACGGTTCGCAAAGCGTACCCCGATGAAGAGATCCAAACCTACCATGGTGCAGTAAAAGCAGTGATCGATCACATGGAAGTGGATCCTGCAAAGAGAAATATTTTGATCGCCCATCAATTTGTCACCGGTGCAACACGCAGCGACAGCGAAGACGTTTCTGTAGGCGGCGTCGACAACGTGGATGTGGAAGCATTTGCGCCTTTTGATGTTGTGGCCCTGGGTCATCTTCACAGTCCCCAGTGGGTGGGACGGGAAACGATCCGCTATTGTGGTACTCCTTTAAAATATTCCGTTTCTGAAGTAGATCATATAAAGAGTCTCACCCTTCTTCACATTGGCCCGAAAGGTAGTTTGGACGTGGAAACGGTACCGTTTCGACCCATGCGGGATCTTCGAAAGATCAAAGGATCCTACATGGAACTGACGGCCAAAGAAAGCTATCAGGACACCGATACGGAAGACTACATTCATGCCACGTTGACCGACGAACACGATATCCTGGATGCCATGGCCAAGCTGCGTACCATCTATCCAAACATGGTGGGGTTGGAATACGACAATGCCAGAACGCAAAACCATCAACAGGTAGGAGCGGCAACGGACCTGGAAAAGAAATCTCCTTTGGATCTGTTCGGCGATTTTTATGAAATGCAGAACAATGCAAAACTGGATCCTTCCCAACGAGCTTTCATGGAAGAGATCATGGAAGAGATCTGGGAGGGAAGATCATGA
- a CDS encoding NADH-dependent [FeFe] hydrogenase, group A6, translating to METVKVTINDMEVEVKKGTTILEAAKKIDIQIPTLCYLNLEGFDIANEKASCRVCVVEVEGRPTLVPSCAEKVTEGMVIRTDSPQAVAARRMNVELLLSNHPKDCLTCRKNLNCELQDLAQRLGVMEISYEGERMRYEVDQSSLSLVKDPEKCIMCRRCETMCNEVQTCGILSAVSRGFASYVGPAFELNMVDTSCTFCGQCVAVCPTGALTEVNNVRNVVDALNDPSKHVVAQVAPAIRVAIGEVFGMEPGSITTGQLATSLRRLGFDGVFDTNFAADLTILEEASELVHRLEHNGRLPILTSCCPAWVRFFEHQFPDLLDVPSTCKSPQMMFGAIAKTYYAKKIGVDPKDIVVVSIMPCLAKKTEAAREEMDIDQMHNVDLVLTTREFGAMLKEAGTNFSKLPPSEFDNILGESTGAAVIFGTTGGVIEAAVRTAYEWVTGDELEKVDFQQLRGLEGIRSATVKVGSQYLHIGIAHGLGNARKLLEDIRAGKSHYHAIEIMACPGGCIGGGGQPYHHGDMEILRKRQEAIYREDAGMKVRKSHENQEVLKLYEEFLGEPYGDRAHQLLHTHYSPKERI from the coding sequence ATGGAAACCGTAAAAGTTACGATCAACGATATGGAAGTGGAAGTGAAGAAAGGCACGACGATTTTGGAGGCAGCGAAAAAAATCGATATTCAAATCCCCACCCTGTGCTACCTCAATTTAGAAGGATTTGACATCGCCAACGAGAAGGCTTCTTGTCGCGTATGCGTTGTGGAAGTGGAGGGAAGACCAACCCTTGTACCTTCTTGTGCGGAAAAAGTTACGGAAGGAATGGTGATTCGTACGGATTCCCCCCAAGCGGTCGCCGCTCGCCGGATGAATGTGGAATTGCTTCTGTCCAATCACCCGAAGGATTGCCTGACTTGCCGAAAAAACCTGAATTGTGAACTTCAAGATCTTGCCCAACGCCTTGGAGTCATGGAAATAAGTTACGAAGGGGAACGAATGCGTTATGAGGTGGACCAATCGTCTTTGTCTCTAGTCAAGGATCCGGAAAAATGCATTATGTGTCGACGATGTGAAACCATGTGCAACGAAGTGCAAACTTGTGGCATTTTGTCTGCCGTTTCTCGAGGTTTTGCTTCTTACGTAGGGCCGGCCTTTGAATTGAACATGGTGGATACTTCCTGTACATTTTGTGGACAGTGTGTTGCAGTGTGTCCGACGGGAGCCTTAACAGAAGTGAACAATGTGCGAAACGTGGTAGATGCTCTTAATGATCCCTCCAAACACGTAGTGGCCCAAGTGGCACCTGCTATTCGCGTGGCAATTGGGGAAGTATTTGGTATGGAGCCGGGGTCGATCACAACTGGTCAGTTGGCCACATCTTTGCGACGTCTTGGTTTTGATGGTGTCTTTGACACAAACTTTGCTGCAGATTTGACCATTTTGGAAGAAGCATCTGAATTGGTCCATCGGTTGGAGCATAATGGAAGACTTCCTATTTTGACCAGTTGTTGCCCGGCGTGGGTTCGATTCTTTGAGCATCAGTTCCCGGATTTGTTAGACGTGCCTTCCACCTGCAAGTCTCCGCAAATGATGTTTGGAGCCATCGCAAAAACCTACTATGCAAAAAAGATAGGGGTGGATCCAAAAGACATCGTCGTTGTATCTATCATGCCTTGCCTGGCGAAGAAAACAGAGGCAGCACGAGAGGAAATGGACATCGACCAAATGCATAATGTGGATCTGGTTTTGACGACCAGAGAGTTTGGCGCTATGTTGAAAGAAGCCGGCACCAATTTTTCAAAGCTGCCACCCAGTGAGTTTGACAATATTTTAGGGGAAAGCACTGGAGCAGCTGTGATTTTCGGAACGACAGGCGGTGTCATTGAAGCCGCAGTTCGAACTGCTTATGAATGGGTCACCGGCGATGAACTGGAAAAAGTGGACTTTCAGCAACTACGAGGATTGGAAGGGATTCGAAGTGCCACAGTAAAAGTTGGAAGTCAATATCTCCATATCGGCATTGCCCACGGCTTGGGGAATGCAAGAAAACTGTTGGAGGACATTCGAGCCGGGAAATCCCATTATCATGCCATCGAGATCATGGCATGTCCGGGTGGTTGCATCGGTGGTGGAGGACAACCCTATCACCACGGGGATATGGAGATCTTGCGTAAGCGACAAGAAGCTATATACCGGGAAGACGCTGGAATGAAAGTGCGAAAGTCCCATGAAAATCAAGAAGTTTTAAAATTATACGAAGAATTTCTAGGTGAACCGTATGGTGATCGTGCCCACCAATTGCTGCACACCCACTATTCTCCAAAGGAACGGATCTAG